Proteins encoded together in one Flavobacterium keumense window:
- a CDS encoding DUF4160 domain-containing protein has translation MPTVFYINGYRFFFYSNEHLPKHIHIENGDRTAKFYLENAELVKSFGFKSNELKQIRTLVEENQELLIQKWDEYFNN, from the coding sequence ATGCCAACTGTTTTTTACATAAATGGATATCGATTTTTCTTTTATAGTAATGAACATTTGCCAAAACATATTCATATTGAAAACGGAGATAGGACGGCAAAGTTTTATCTTGAAAATGCAGAATTAGTTAAATCTTTTGGTTTTAAATCAAATGAACTAAAACAAATACGTACTTTAGTTGAAGAGAATCAGGAACTATTAATACAAAAATGGGATGAGTATTTTAACAATTAA